From Acidobacteriota bacterium:
GTTCTGGTCAATCGTGAACCGTGTTCCATCGCGCAGCACCACCGTTCCGCTCAAGAACGGCTGGACACTTCCCGCCCCAAGTTTGGACGCCCGATCCCGAATCTCAACCGGGTTGCCGTTCCCGTCCTGGCTATAAAATGTCGCGGCTGTGCCATCGGTCGAGACCCAGGTGGCGCCACGCGATAGACCTTCACAGCCATTGACCAGCAGCGGCGCCCCGTTGGCCACCGTGTCGCGAAATTCATATTCCGTCCCATCCGGTGCGGTGAAGGTGATCGTGGTCAACGTCCAGACATAGCGCGGAAAATACCCGGCGCCGCCGGCGTTCTGGCACGCCACCGGAATGTCATTCCACCCACTCTGCCGCGCTGATAGCCGCCCGGCATGGAGATTCCAGCCCGGAGCGATCATCGGCACGCCCGTGTCCCAGTCGCGAAACACCGGAACTGAAACCGGATCCAGTTCGGTGCCCGGAGGCGCGCCCTGCGACACGGGTCGTCGTTTCTGTTCCGCCCGCCACAGCTTGGCGTTGTAGGACAGCACCACCGCCGCCGTCATCCCGCCGCGTCCCGACAGCGCTCCCAACGGGAAGCGCATCGAGAGATTGCCGTTATAGAGGTTTACGGTATCGAAAGATCCTCCATCATAGCTCCCCAACGGAGGCACGCCTTTGGCCAGTGAAGACGGCGTCGTCACCGACGATGGCGATACCTGTGCCAGAGCCAATGAAGCATTGAGAATGAAGCATGAAAAAACAAGCAGCAGCGGTAGGAGACGGAAATATTTCATATAATCAGGGTTCAGGGTTCAGGGTTCAGGGTTCAGGAGTTCAACACCGATACTTGAAATCCGAAGTCAGATGAAAGGCGGGCAACCACCAGTGATGGGGTTTTCTTCTTCATTCTTCATTCTTCACTCCGTTGCGGAAAGGTCGGTTTTCGCCCGGATGGGCGCCGGACAGTAGCCGGTGGGCAGCCTGCTTTGAGGCGCACCCACCGGAATGCGGGTCAGGAATGGTTCGCGCCCGGATGGGCGCTGGATCAAAATCCGAAGGTCCCCGGAACTTTCGCCGAAACCTGACCGACGAACGCTTCCAGCGCCCATCCGGGCGCGAGCGGAATGGGCCATGATCCGGTGGTATGCCCAAAGCGGCAAACCACCGGCTACTTTCCGGCGCCCATCCGGGCGGGAGCTGTCAAGCCCAAGCGACCTTTCCGCAACGGAGATTCTTCATTCTTCATTCGGTTTCACGGCGTGACCGTGATGGTGCAGCTTCCCACATCGGCATTGGCCGGATCAGAGAGTTGATAGGTACCAGCAGTCAAAGTCAGTTCCGCCTTGGCGTCGTTGCCTTCCTGGGGAAGGTCGAGCGGCGAGGAATTCGGTCGTGTCAACCGATAGGTCGGGGCCACGAGCGTCCCGGTGCAGGTCTGCACATTCAGAACGCGGGTTCCCGCCGGAACGGTTACTTCGGCTGGTTCAAATCCGAATGGCGTGGCATAGACCACGATCCAGCCCACCTGTTCGCTTTGAACTTTGGCCGGAAGCGGAGCCACCGGGGTCGGGACCGGAGTGGGCACGGCAACCGACGACGTACCGCTTTTTGCCTGGGAACTCCGACCAGTCAACCCGATGCCGACGCCAATCAGCACCAGGAGCACCACCAGCGCCAAAAGAACGGGTTTCCTTCGATGGAACAAAGTGTTGGTCAATTTCATAAAACAAACCTTGAGTGTATGCAGGTATAAACCAGCCGGAAATGAGTCCTTCGTAAAAGGACAGAGACCTACATCCATTGAAAAGAGAACCAAAATCTCATTGCAATGCAATGATTTCTGAGGTTCAACCAATATTATTATTCGGCATGGTATGTTAGCGCTTCAAAATAACAAAGCTCATCAGTGTGAGTCAACTGATAATTCCTGCGGAAGAGATAAAAAAGGAATGGAAAAACAGGCTGCTTTGTGAGAGAAGGTTTTTCAGGGAAGCGTCACCGACGAAAAAGAAGAACGAAAAACGAAAAGCGGCGTCAAGTGGGCCGCACTCCACAGGCGTCAAGCCGCCAGTCAATCTTTTGTTCCGATTGGCCTCGCCATATAGCCGGCACGGGCGCGAACTTTGGCGTCAGGTTGGGAAACCGTGACTTTCAGCTTGCGGTAGCCGCCATTGTCAACCGGGTTGGTTGGATAATACCCAAGGACATAAATGTGGCGGAGTTCTTCGGCAATGTGGGTGAAAACCGATGACAGCGACCCCATTGATTCATATTGATAGAGGTCGCCGCCGGTGGCCTGGGCTAAATCATTTAAAAACGTATCTTTTGAATAGTAAGGCCGGGCTGTTTGTGGAATGCGGCCTTGCGGTGGTGTGAATGCGGCAGTCATTGGCCACCGGGTTGGTGGTGTCCCCTGTGGGCGTCGAGGCCAGGGAAGTGGGAATGGATTGCCTGGAATCGGCAGCGGAAACGGAATCCGGTTGGGTCGTCCAGGGGCGCCGGTCTGACCTGACCAGTCACTCACCGGATATCGAATCACATAGGTCAACACATCGGATTCGACCACGGCATCAATCGCATCGTGATAGGAAACGCCTTTGCTTGACGTATCTTCACCATCTGTCAGCAGGATGATGGCTTTGCGACCTTCGATGTTGCGCATGTAGTTGCGCACCGTCTTATACACCGCTTCATAGAGCTTGGTGCTGCCGCCAGAGCGGGTGCGTTCAATGGCATTTTCCAGAACCTGGCGGTCATCGGTGAAGTCACACATCAGTTCAATCGAACTGGCAAACGTCACGACGGCCACTTTGTCGTCATCGCGCATGTGATTTACAAACGCCCGCGCCGCGGTTTGAATGTCCGGAGCGCTCAAGATAGTACTCCCGCTCATATCGAGCACCAGCGCGACATGGAACGGAACCCGTTCCGAGGCAAAAAACGAAATATCTTGTTCGGTGCCGTCTTCAAACAATTTGAACTGGTCTTTGCGCAAAAAGGGCAGGTAATAGCCGTTGCTATCGCTGACAACCGCCGGGACGGTAATCAACGTGGCATCAATCTTTAAAACTTCATCATCCTGCAATGCCGGGTCATCTGCCCCAGCCATGATGACTTCTTCTTTGCGCGGCGGTGCCGGTGAGGAAAGATCCTCGGTGTTGGCTTTGACTGGTGGAGAAGATCGTTTTCTGCCCGACTGGGCCGAGACTGGAAGACAGAGTGCGGTCAAACATATGACACACACAACCGCAAACAAGACAGACGACACCCATCTGAACTGCGACTTCATAAAAAACCCCGGGGAGTGATGGCGAAAGTGGAAAGGCGAGAGAGACAGGCTGCGGGTCTGATGCGACCTGAATCCAGAAGTGTTGTTTTGGTGGTGTTGAAAAATTGTATCGTGTTTGACTTCAGCCGTCACCCAGGTTGGTGAATTCGATCAGAAAATGAAGCTTCTAACTATGTCATGCAGCTCATTGCAATGAAACGAAAAGAAGAATATTGGTTATACCGGTTTGTAGTCAGTAGTCAGTAGTCAGTAGTCAGTAGTCAGTAGTTCCATAACTTTATTTGATTGAACTACTTAACTCGGGCACAGCTTCAGTGGTTGTACCAAATGTGCCGATTACCGCTCCGGTGACAACGGCTCGGGTGCGGGTTGAAGCCGTTGGAAACATCTTTTTTGACATTACCGATACCAGTTTCACCCTCAATGTGGGTTCAGGCGGGGATGTCACACCGCCACAAGTCACTGTGTTTTCTCCGAATGGCGGGGAAAAGCTGAAGCCAGGTCGGACGTATCTTCTCGAATGGGAGGCAATTGATGATATCGGAGTCACCACCCAGGAAATTCGACTTTCTTTGGACGGAGCGGAAACCTTTGATATTTCCATTGCCACGGGGTTAGCTGGAACTGTTCAGGAGTTTGAATTTACGCCGCCAGCTTCGCGGGAATATCAAACCAAACAAGCCGTCTTGCGAGTCATTGCCGAAGAGGCGGCGGGAAATAGCGGTTCGGATGACTCGGACGACTTTTTCAGGATCAAATGAGAAAACCAGGGCTTGGGGCTGAGGGCAATCGAAGGGATGAGGGATGAAGGATGAGGGATGAGATAAAGCCAATTTCTTCAGCCCGATAATCTTCAGCCCTCAGCCCCAAGCCCCCAGCCCCCAGCCCTTAGTGCTATTTCCGCTGGCGGGTATTTTGATTGAACTGAGGGACTTTTGTCCCCGCGCCGAGTTTTTCGATTTCCTGGCGCATTTGATCAACTAACCGGTTGCGCAGAGTCAGGCGGGTACGAAGCGGGCGGTCACCAGCGCGGTCTTCAATCAGGAGCAGCAGGTGTTGCCAGCCTGATTCCAGATCATCGGCAATGCGCGGAATCTGGCTGATGTCGTATGGCACCGCCACGGTTGGCACGCCAAGTCGTCCCAAAACTTGGAGATAGCGTGCTGTTCCCAGGTCCGGGCACGAGAGGCGACGGCTCGCAAGTTTAAGTTCGATACCAAGTAAGGTGTGGTGAATCTGAACTTTTT
This genomic window contains:
- a CDS encoding VWA domain-containing protein gives rise to the protein MKSQFRWVSSVLFAVVCVICLTALCLPVSAQSGRKRSSPPVKANTEDLSSPAPPRKEEVIMAGADDPALQDDEVLKIDATLITVPAVVSDSNGYYLPFLRKDQFKLFEDGTEQDISFFASERVPFHVALVLDMSGSTILSAPDIQTAARAFVNHMRDDDKVAVVTFASSIELMCDFTDDRQVLENAIERTRSGGSTKLYEAVYKTVRNYMRNIEGRKAIILLTDGEDTSSKGVSYHDAIDAVVESDVLTYVIRYPVSDWSGQTGAPGRPNRIPFPLPIPGNPFPLPWPRRPQGTPPTRWPMTAAFTPPQGRIPQTARPYYSKDTFLNDLAQATGGDLYQYESMGSLSSVFTHIAEELRHIYVLGYYPTNPVDNGGYRKLKVTVSQPDAKVRARAGYMARPIGTKD